One Salvia splendens isolate huo1 chromosome 22, SspV2, whole genome shotgun sequence DNA segment encodes these proteins:
- the LOC121787637 gene encoding histone H2A, which produces MDTGGKLKKGAGGRKGGGPKKKPVTRSVKAGLQFPVGRIGRYLKKGRYSKRVGTGAPVYLAAVLEYLAAEVLELAGNAARDNKKNRIIPRHVLLAVRNDEELGKLLAGVTIAHGGVLPNINPVLLPKKSEKAAEKSPKSPSKATKSPKKA; this is translated from the exons ATGGACACCGGCGGAAAATTGAAGAAGGGAGCTGGCGGAAGGAAAGGCGGCGGCCCGAAGAAGAAGCCGGTCACCCGCTCCGTCAAGGCCGGATTGCAGTTTCCGGTCGGCAGAATCGGCCGGTATTTGAAGAAGGGCCGTTACTCGAAGCGCGTGGGGACCGGCGCGCCGGTTTACTTGGCCGCCGTGCTTGAGTATCTCGCAGCTGAG GTGTTGGAGTTGGCAGGCAATGCTGCAAGAGACAACAAGAAAAACAGGATCATTCCGAGGCACGTGCTGCTAGCTGTGAGGAACGATGAGGAGCTTGGGAAGCTTCTTGCTGGAGTCACCATTGCTCACGGTGGAGTTCTACCAAACATCAACCCGGTTCTTCTACCTAAGAAGTCGGAGAAGGCAGCAGAGAAGTCACCGAAATCTCCATCAAAGGCGACAAAATCTCCCAAGAAGGCTTGA
- the LOC121787390 gene encoding diaminopimelate epimerase, chloroplastic-like has protein sequence MAIAAAISLPLIAVKHRSHCSSASSSPWFSSSSIHLPKNLPSVGISAGRKSNLRVFSSMSTQAPAKASAASFLDHKESGILHFVKYHGLGNDFILVDNRDSEEPKITPEQAVKLCDRNFGIGADGVIFALPGINGTNYTMRIFNSDGSEPEMCGNGVRCFARFIAELENFHGNKSFNVHTGAGLIVPEIQEDGKVRVDMGQPILKASDVPTKLTANKDQAAVKAKLDVDGSIWNVTCVSMGNPHCVTFGTESCNDLQVDELNLAEIGPKFEHHAVFPARTNTEFVQVFSPSHLKMRVWERGAGATLACGTGACAVVVAAVLEGRADRRCTVDLPGGPLDIEWRESDNHIYMTGPAELVFYGSVPL, from the exons ATGGCGATTGCCGCCGCCATATCGCTGCCGCTGATCGCCGTCAAACACCGCTCCCATTGTTCATCAGCGTCTTCATCTCCTTGGTTCTCCTCTTCGTCAATTCATCTGCCTAAGAATCTGCCGTCTGTCGGCATCTCAGCTGGCCGCAAATCTAATCTCCGTGTCTTCTCTTCCATGAGCACTCAGGCTCCGGCGAAGGCCTCCGCGGCGTCGTTTCTCGATCACAAGGAGAGCGGAATCCTTCATTTCGTCAAGTACCACGGACTCGGAAATGACTTCATATTG GTTGATAATCGAGATTCCGAGGAACCAAAAATCACGCCCGAGCAAGCTGTGAAATTGTGTGATAGAAACTTTGGCATTGGCGCTGATGGGGTGATATTTGCATTGCCAGGCATTAATGGCACAAATTATACAATGAGGATCTTCAATTCCGATGGTAGTGAGCCTGAG ATGTGTGGTAATGGAGTCCGATGCTTTGCCAGATTCATAGCCGAGCTTGAAAATTTCCATGGGAATAAAAG CTTCAATGTGCATACTGGTGCTGGTCTCATTGTACCTGAGATACAGGAAGACGGAAAG GTTAGAGTTGATATGGGCCAGCCAATTCTGAAGGCTTCAGATGTTCCTACAAAGTTAACCGCAAACAAAGATCAGGCTGCTGTTAAGGCAAAGTTAGATGTCGATGGGTCGATCTGGAATGTTACTTGTGTTAGCATGGGAAATCCACATTGTGTTACTTTTGGTACAGAATCATGCAAT GATTTGCAAGTCGATGAACTAAACTTGGCTGAAATCGGTCCAAAATTTGAACATCATGCGGTGTTCCCTGCCCGAACAAACACAG AATTTGTTCAGGTCTTCTCTCCAAGTCACCTTAAAATGCGCGTCTGGGAACGTGGGGCAG GCGCAACGCTAGCCTGTGGAACAGGAGCGTGTGCAGTCGTTGTTGCTGCAGTTCTGGAGGGTCGTGCAGATAGG AGATGCACTGTCGATTTGCCTGGAGGGCCACTTGACATTGAGTGGAGAGAGagcgacaatcacatctacatGACGGGTCCTGCGGAGTTAGTATTCTATGGATCTGTTCCCCTTTGA
- the LOC121787622 gene encoding uncharacterized protein LOC121787622, with protein MEGSVPSDTLASKQLRSNTESFTTPNIQTQYGSGDLSMNDLKVCLNEFVSVEDLAGSNSKCDSKDSDESGDNLPDSTSSATLSKLASAMKGSREKQGIPPKKLSVTWAPDVYDPIPTSVSHVPSSRNQYIRSYSKKYGKNKQRGGGKSSRGTKGKDKDKKQARKNGGTTKVKSVASFSEPEAGIAGFNVISTDAFCGSSFLKESVQNLHFPVPEATR; from the exons ATGGAAGGTTCTGTTCCTAGTGATACGCTGGCTTCCAAACAATTAAGGAGCAACACTGAGTCTTTTACGACTCCCAATATCCAAACTCAATACGGTTCAGGGGATCTTTCTATGAATGATCTGAAAGTGTGCTTGAATGAATTTGTAAGTGTTGAAGATTTGGCTGGAAGCAATAGCAAATGTGATTCCAAGGACTCAGACGAATCCGGTGACAATCTTCCTGACTCTACATCTTCTGCT ACTCTGTCCAAGCTTGCATCTGCCATGAAAGGTAGCCGTGAAAAGCAGGGTATACCACCTAAGAAGCTGTCCGTCACTTGGGCACCTGATGTCTATGATCCAATTCCAACTTCGGTATCTCACGTGCCATCGAGCAGGAATCAATACATCCGCAGTTATAGCAAGAAATATGGGAAGAACAAACAGAGAGGTGGTGGGAAATCCTCGCGAGGGACCAAAGGCAAAGACAAAGACAAGAAGCAAGCTCGGAAGAATGGCGGGACCACCAAAGTCAAGAGCGTGGCTAGCTTCTCCGAGCCCGAGGCAGGTATCGCCGGGTTCAATGTTATCAGCACAGATGCATTCTGTGGAAGCAGCTTTCTCAAGGAATCGGTCCAGAATTTGCACTTCCCCGTCCCGGAGGCTACGCGATAA
- the LOC121787389 gene encoding trihelix transcription factor ASIL1-like, with protein MSSAGDAVTVAEPAEKPPRRFPPPCWTQEETLVLIEEYRERWYALRRGYLRTADWDAVAAAVASRCAAGVSPAKTSAQCRHKIEKLRQRYRAERQRAAALPPHHGGRYFSSWFFFENMDAMENGTAPPPIAQKQEDSGDGSARLKSLLDQNIVKLKLKSKNSAELGFADGVKPKRFSSGTQIPIDYSEIPEKNISHVHDLASYGSRSQPITAIPKSSFKSRSKNTGNNFNISDGFNHQMFQSKLENFDSIRIRQSPNEEFWMRVPANHNYNSSNKFAAVIGGGAKRGRSAVEEIVASIKTLGEGFVRLENAKMEMAREMEAARMEMEMKRNEMMLESQKQIVDAFLKGLFELKNSKKMKTDQPATDSPH; from the coding sequence ATGTCGTCCGCCGGCGACGCGGTGACGGTGGCCGAACCAGCTGAGAAGCCTCCGCGGCGGTTTCCGCCGCCGTGCTGGACGCAGGAGGAGACCTTGGTCCTCATCGAGGAGTACCGGGAGCGGTGGTACGCCCTCCGCCGTGGATACCTCCGGACGGCGGACTGGGACGCGGTCGCCGCCGCTGTGGCGAGCCGCTGCGCCGCCGGCGTGTCCCCGGCGAAGACATCCGCGCAGTGCCGCCACAAGATCGAGAAGCTTCGCCAGCGCTACAGAGCGGAGAGGCAGCGCGCCGCCGCGCTCCCGCCGCACCACGGCGGGAGGTACTTCTCGTCGTGGTTCTTCTTCGAGAACATGGACGCGATGGAGAACGGCACCGCGCCGCCGCCGAtcgcgcagaagcaggaggatTCTGGCGACGGATCAGCTCGGCTGAAATCTTTGCTGGATCAGAATATTGTTAAATTGAAGCTCAAATCGAAGAACAGCGCCGAATTAGGATTCGCCGACGGCGTCAAACCTAAGAGATTCAGCTCCGGAACTCAGATCCCGATCGATTACTCAGAAATTCCAGAGAAAAACATCTCTCACGTGCACGATCTCGCGAGCTACGGAAGCAGATCTCAACCGATAACCGCAATTCCAAAATCCTCATTCAAATCCAGATCGAAGAACACCGGCAACAATTTCAACATCAGCGACGGATTCAACCACCAAATGTTCCAATCGAAGCTAGAGAATTTCGACAGTATAAGAATCAGGCAGAGTCCAAACGAAGAATTCTGGATGAGAGTTCCAGCAAACCACAACTACAACAGTAGCAACAAATTCGCGGCGGTGATCGGCGGCGGTGCAAAGAGGGGGAGGAGCGCGGTGGAGGAGATCGTCGCGTCGATAAAAACGCTGGGCGAAGGATTCGTGAGATTGGAGAATGCGAAGATGGAGATGGCGCGTGAGATGGAGGCCGCGcggatggagatggagatgaagCGGAACGAGATGATGCTGGAATCGCAGAAGCAGATTGTGGATGCGTTTCTGAAGGGATTGTTTGAGCTCAAGAACAGCAAGAAGATGAAAACTGATCAACCCGCTACAGATTCACCGCACTAA
- the LOC121787651 gene encoding soluble inorganic pyrophosphatase 4-like translates to MAPPTEQSEKIPVFKKLPLNERILSSMTRKNVAAHPWHDLEIGPGAPKIFNCVVEISKGSKVKYELDKKTGLIKVDRVLYSSVVYPHNYGFIPRTLCEDSDPMDVLVIMQEPVLPGCFLRAKAIGLMPMIDQGEKDDKIIAVCADDPEYRDYTDIKELPPHRLAEIRRFFEEYKKNENKEVAVDDFLPATNAYGAIQLSMDLYADYIVESLRR, encoded by the exons ATGGCACCACCTACAGAGCAGTCAGAAAAAATCCCTGTTTTCAAGAAGCTGCCTCTTAATGAAAGGATACTCTCTTCCATGACTAGGAAAAATGTTGCTGCTCATCCTTGGCATGATCTTGAGATAG GACCTGGAGCTCCAAAGATCTTCAACTGT GTGGTCGAAATAAGTAAGGGAAGTAAGGTGAAATATGAACTTGACAAGAAAACTGGTCTAATCAAG GTTGATCGAGTTCTATACTCATCGGTTGTGTACCCTCATAACTATGGCTTCATACCCCGCACACTCTGTGAAGACAGTGACCCAATGGATGTATTGGTCATTATGCAG GAGCCAGTTCTTCCAGGATGCTTTCTCAGAGCTAAAGCTATCGGCCTCATGCCTATGATTGATCAG GGAGAGAAAGATGACAAGATAATTGCTGTCTGTGCTGATGATCCTGAATACCGTGATTATACTGACATTAAAGAGCTCCCGCCCCATCGCTTGGCTGAAATCCGTCGTTTTTTTGAGGAGT ACAAGAAAAATGAGAACAAGGAGGTTGCTGTTGATGACTTTCTGCCAGCCACTAATGCATATGGAGCTATACAGCTCTCCAT GGACTTGTATGCAGACTATATCGTGGAGAGTCTGAGGCGCTGA